The following proteins come from a genomic window of Theileria equi strain WA chromosome 2 map unlocalized gcontig_1105316255037, whole genome shotgun sequence:
- a CDS encoding hypothetical protein (encoded by transcript BEWA_039320A), translating to MSGCGGGYQVLTLDFSRKPEENDLWDCIYNTNLPGIRAEKDKNKPVNGFTRYTYKHNGGSAFTLNTNLGGGHNLRGRGGNILEVTVYYWNGNNNTPILLGIKKNSNDFKYYSCRFNKTNQSNWSYAGNENKDLLHLIDEKNCSFNGAVPFEITDPTNPSLFFSGDIPYCIQTRKIESIKSAPQLTIPEYTVKEYDVHSSGIGTQISRVTYSGADTSGINLPNDYAVYRVRVYSHQTTDIPLMLQFIPKNGGESKWFESTKKDGTKWAQAGDYGFYNSDGQPTEALSEKLDEVACSIGIGVTMDLTHGKYQSGHSYCCGKEHDTDKKVSVTSDKVASKIPYVKHHIGGESKLAGIKYNDGKTRKNITSDNGIKFPISGPVSVYVFYCTGKDPKLICINYESNQTVNWYKQRNSDNVEWDNVPDISEDPENIKNCKDDRNFEHLVNALQGFTGCEYSRCKEPLKPSSPVLSVVGKEEVPAADLSDQVPDTESETKILLQGTPVAEMVEDRNSDGERVEPKVSVVGWPVPRDSGASSPDSAGLAGEEVVVTWVDGSPPLEFPLPHPIPAPLDTAVPTVSLEPSPHLPLLTVSTGYSISGHPPPLITEFLSSPLDLTAVQGSSIAVPKEYLPPLAIQVEGSPIASVPTIYLPSPISPHTALSSLPGVEGKGSASLIGESAAQLEVSTEESHPETGVKGSQAPDLGSPAPTGAKALAAKLETKAIQDSDYIPGTPGDCGSLPSTLPTATGKGGDIGEYRYARNGYLPFTSGPSDSYSFGGWSFQETTAKTGQPQRLSGNSGGTMIAENSSKRNFNLNIPSIITSSILGASGSLTGFGWWAFKRSRGDPWVRQI from the coding sequence atgagcgGATGTGGAGGTGGATACCAAGTACTAACATTAGACTTCTCCAGAAAGCCAGAGGAGAATGATTTATGGGATTGTATATATAATACTAATTTACCTGGCATAAGGGctgaaaaggataaaaacAAGCCGGTAAATGGTTTTACGAGATACACCTATAAACACAATGGTGGAAGTGCATTTACCctaaatacaaatttagGCGGTGGACATAATTTAAGAGGACGTGGAGGGAATATCCTGGAGGTAACggtttactactggaacGGGAATAATAATACACCAATACTACTTGGAATTAAAAAGAATAGTAATGACTTTAAGTACTATTCCTGTAGATTtaataaaacaaaccagaGTAATTGGTCATATGCCGGTAACGAAAATAAAGACCTACTTCACCTTATAGACGAGAAAAACTGTAGCTTCAACGGTGCCGTACCATTTGAGATCACTGATCCTACTAATCCATCTCTGTTTTTCTCCGGTGACATACCTTACTGTATACAGACTAGAAAGATAGAATCTATAAAATCAGCTCCACAACTTACTATCCCTGAATATACTGTTAAGGAATACGATGTACATAGTTCTGGAATTGGAACTCAAATTTCTAGAGTAACCTATAGTGGAGCAGATACTAGTGGTATAAATCTCCCAAACGATTATGCGGTTTATAGGGTTAGGGTGTACTCACATCAAACGACTGATATTCCTCTTATGCTCCAGTTTATaccaaagaatggaggagAGTCAAAGTGGTTTGAGAGTACAAAAAAAGATGGCACTAAATGGGCACAAGCTGGTGACTATGGATTCTATAATAGTGATGGTCAGCCTACTGAAGCACTTTCCGAAAAACTAGATGAGGTAGCATGTTCCATTGGTATCGGTGTTACCATGGATCTAACTCATGGTAAATATCAGAGTGGACATTCGTACTGTTGTGGTAAGGAACATGATACTGATAAGAAAGTCTCTGTTACTAGTGATAAAGTTGCATCTAAAATTCCCTACGTCAAGCATCATATTGGCGGTGAATCTAAACTCGCTGGAATTAAGtataatgatggaaaaacTAGAAAGAACATAACATCTGATAATGGTATAAAGTTTCCCATCTCTGGTCCAGTTAGTGTATATGTCTTCTATTGTACAGGGAAGGATCCAAAGCTTATCTGTATCAATTATGAAAGCAATCAGACAGTTAACTGGTACAAGCAAAGAAATTCTGATAATGTAGAATGGGATAATGTACCTGACATATCCGAAGATCCAGAGAACATCAAAAACTGTAAGGATGACAGGAACTTTGAACATCTTGTGAACGCTCTACAAGGATTTACTGGATGTGAATACTCAAGATGTAAAGAGCCTCTTAAACCCTCATCTCCAGTACTAAGTGTTGTTGGTAAAGAAGAAGTCCCTGCAGCTGATCTttctgaccaggttcctgatacagagtctgagacaaagattctcctacaaggtactccAGTGGCTGAAATGGTTGAAGATAGAAATAGTGATGGTGAAAGAGTAGAACCGAAAGTATCAGTAGTAGGCTGGCCAGTACCAAGAGATTCAGGAGCAAGTTCTCCAGATTCAGCAGGATTAGCAGGAGAGGAAGTAGTAGTAACTTGGGTAGATGGTTCACCTCCATTAGAGTTTCCTCTACCTCATCCTATTCCTGCACCTCTTGATACTGCTGTACCTACAGTATCTCTTGAACCATCACCTCATCTACCTCTTCTTACTGTTTCTACGGGATATTCTATTTCCGGACATCCTCCACCTCTTATAACTGAATTTCTTTCATCACCTCTAGATCTTACTGCTGTTCAAGGTTCTTCTATTGCTGTACCTAAAGAATATCTTCCACCTCTAGCTATTCAAGTTGAAGGATCTCCTATTGCTTCTGTACCTACCATATATCTTCCGTCACCTATATCTCCTCATACTGCTCTTTCTAGTCTACCTGGAGTGGAAGGTAAAGGATCTGCTAGCCTTATAGGAGAATCTGCTGCTCAACTTGAAGTTTCTACCGAAGAATCTCATCCTGAAACTGGAGTTAAAGGTAGTCAAGCTCCTGATCTAGGATCTCCTGCTCCTACTGGAGCTAAAGCTCTAGCTGCCAAACTTGAAACCAAGGCTATTCAAGACTCGGACTATATTCCTGGAACTCCCGGTGATTGTGGATCTCTACCATCTACTCTTCCTACTGCTACTGGCAAGGGTGGTGATATAGGAGAATACAGATATGCAAGGAATGGATACCTTCCATTTACTTCTGGTCCCTCAGATTCTTATAGTTTTGGGGGTTGGAGTTTTCAAGAAACTACTGCTAAAACAGGACAACCGCAAAGACTCTCTGGAAATTCTGGTGGTACAATGATCGCTGAAAACTCTTCTAAGAGAAACTTTAATCTGAACATTCCTTCCATTATTACCTCATCCATCCTTGGTGCTTCAggttctcttactggatttggttggtgggcatttaaacgttctagaggagatccttgggtgagacagatttag
- a CDS encoding hypothetical protein (encoded by transcript BEWA_039330A), with translation MSKEGATVEIDISKHSGSGVDKDENGYYYIDKSGGRVLLTDDWYPDPEGIYRKFTHTPKGGSIGSIYHNGRTLSEISVASHKSVSVYYWSGDNGFSKPLLIQLGDGNNYYTDPEGGSTWSKDSGITTGTLRERLNKQNCTRNQVHVIDLSDKGKSGTPTPYKCPSCDNTRSIKVYSNYSGTTFYQPYRYRSGSSFSVTSFKDASTWELGLPSIKGVRNITVEWHKSGDKFPLIYYNQGGQKFFRRNSENENTWIEVSNANGHPTGTTPNLPLDLSKSSGITYSGGSSNISITVLRSHIGDGYYRYQYSLRGAPFKVNEIKHEGIPLTGISFQDALTSVSGYYYGGKNPTDQSNLLLIELVISGSNTYQYFYRRTKDADKWTEYYRSGQETSRLQGKDLIEKLNELKKLKETLKKLDKLTELEAKLDQIKKELSESHNTSTLAGTSVGTGLGGAGLGALAVWKGPALIARLIARL, from the coding sequence atgagCAAAGAGGGTGCTACTGTGGAAATAGACATCAGTAAACATTCTGGAAGTGGAGTCgataaagatgagaatggataCTATTATATTGATAAATCAGGTGGTCGAGTTCTTCTAACGGATGATTGGTATCCTGACCCAGAGGGAATCTATAGGAAGTTTACTCATACTCCAAAAGGTGGGAGTATTGGCAGTATTTATCACAATGGAAGGACTCTTTCTGAAATTAGTGTAGCAAGTCACAAGAGTGTCtcagtctactactggtcAGGGGACAATGGTTTCAGTAAACCCCTCctaattcaacttggaGATGGAAATAACTATTACACTGATCCTGAAGGTGGTAGTACTTGGAGTAAGGACTCTGGCATAACTACTGGTACTCTCAGGGAGAGGCTAAACAAGCAGAACTGTACAAGGAACCAGGTGCATGTTATAGATCTCTCTGACAAGGGTAAATCTGGTACTCCCACTCCTTACAAATGTCCCAGTTGTGATAATACCAGAAGTATAAAAGTATACAGCAATTACTCAGGTACCACATTCTATCAACCTTATCGTTATCGTTCTGGTTCTAGTTTCTCAGTAACTAGTTTCAAGGATGCTAGCACTTGGGAACTTGGACTTCCATCTATTAAGGGTGTAAGAAATATCACGGTAGAGTGGCATAAATCTGGTGATAAGTTTCCCCTAATTTACTATAATCAAGGTGGGCAGAAATTCTTTAGAAGGAATAGTGAGAATGAAAACACTTGGATTGAAGTCTCTAATGCTAATGGTCATCCTACTGGTACTACTCCTAATCTGCCTCTAGATCTCTCTAAATCGTCTGGTATAACATATTCTGGTGGAAGTAGTAATATTAGCATTACTGTGCTAAGAAGTCACATCGGTGATGGATATTACAGATACCAGTATTCCCTCAGGGGTGCACCGTTCAAGGTTAATGAAATCAAGCATGAGGGCATTCCGCTTACTGGTATATCCTTTCAAGATGCTCTAACTAGTGTCTCTGGATATTACTACGGAGGAAAGAATCCTACAGATCAGTCTAATCTTCTCTTAATTGAACTTGTTATTAGCGGTAGTAATACATACCAGTACTTCTACAGACGAACTAAGGATGCAGATAAATGGACAGAATATTATAGAAGTGGACAAGAAACTTCTAGGCTACAGGGGAAAGATCTAATAGAAAAGCTTAATGAGCTCAAGAAATTGAAGGAAACACTAAAGAAGCTGGATAAACTTACTGAGTTAGAGGCTAAGCTTGATCAGATAAAGAAGGAGCTTTCTGAGTCACATAATACAAGTACTTTAGCTGGAACATCTGTTGGAACTGGACTAGGTGGAGCAGGATTGGGTGCCCTTGCCGTATGGAAGGGACCTGCTCTAATTGCACGACTAATAGCTCGTTTGTAA
- a CDS encoding hypothetical protein (encoded by transcript BEWA_039290A): MAVEGVIIKLNVKPKDGDVSSTEEYNGDEFTGGNSVKITVIKSEEPKGSHFYRYTHSPHGGRAFTLKEVKDDSGQKIQGITEDKEVTSVSAYYWRYDSGSGRTPTKVLLVGITTSFGTTYYKNSGGDKWTEKMFQPEALENTLDDLNCYSNGAATINLSQSNSTSGRQSCCSEHKNEKRVSVTDGHIKVNNDQMTKYTKYSISNGKLAGFKFYQDDVSNDEKYRRRIRSTGLNFPIEGQVEIYTFYSSKNPALIYVKGSGQNKWFKKPVTSNDTKDEEWEETLFGVPDPESITNCDKEFKKLAEELRELKCEGLQECTAVRTLDPEHLGQNGVQREEVPAADLSDQVPDTESETKILLQGTGPKGEPGKGTPGIPGGKGEKGLDSIDGKNAASGVTHNTSEPNQYTHSGGGATTTGLSQQPTSQTAAIPSGPAGGQRSAGVSILGPEGTSIQRSIDGSFAPVTRAGDGSGYALLSAIPVDSNHDEDQESGAVGSSSVPSTSTETAQEGPAGSAGIAARGGDDDRGADSAPGHNGEHGDKGPNGLTGGEAHTEPQVPAQQESLSAAQTSTPTTQDTASDSGQAALEDPSVIAPTPKPEKSVLIPAGTESPDPQAPAKFFGLELASAAGIGSAFGVSSGTLAGAGATFFGGWKLYKGVLDRGRYASLTKDLKNLLSDHNYDYWKAFGNILILFRANLPFYIPEPYYRTTYHFEHYIYMQL, from the coding sequence ATGGCTGTTGAAGGAGTAATAATTAAGCTTAATGTAAAACCAAAAGATGGAGACGTGAGTTCTACTGAGgaatataatggagatgaattTACTGGTGGTAATAGTGTTAAAATTACCGTCAtaaaatctgaagaacctaAAGGATCACACTTTTACAGGTATACTCATTCTCCGCACGGAGGGAGAGCATTCACACTAAAGGaagttaaagatgatagtGGTCAGAAAATCCAAGGTATCACAGAAGATAAAGAGGTAACCTCAGTTTCTGCCTATTATTGGAGGTATGATAGTGGTAGTGGCAGGACACCTACTAAGGTCCTCTTGGTAGGGATTACCACTAGTTTTGGAACTACCTATTATAAAAATAGTGGTGGCGATAAGTGGACTGAAAAAATGTTCCAACCCGAAGCCTTGGAGAATACTCTGGATGATCTCAACTGTTACAGTAACGGTGCAGCTACCATTAATCTGTCACAGAGTAATTCTACATCAGGGAGACAGAGTTGCTGCAGCGAACATAAAAATGAGAAGAGGGTCTCTGTTACTGATGGGCATATCAAAGTAAATAATGATCAAATGACTAAGTACACTAAGTACTCGATCTCCAATGGAAAATTAGCGGGATTTAAGTTTTATCAAGATGATGTAAGCaatgatgaaaagtataGAAGACGTATTAGGTCTACCGGCTTAAACTTTCCCATAGAAGGTCAAGTAGAGATTTACACCTTTTACTCTAGTAAGAATCCAGCTCTTATTTATGTAAAAGGAAGTGGGCAAAACAAGTGGTTTAAAAAGCCTGTTACTAGTAATGACActaaagatgaagagtggGAAGAAACCTTGTTTGGAGTTCCTGACCCAGAAAGCATCACAAACTGTGACAAAGAGTTTAAGAAACTTGCGGAGGAACTAAGAGAACTTAAATGTGAAGGcttgcaagaatgtacTGCTGTTCGAACTCTTGATCCAGaacatcttggacagaatggagttcaacgtgaggaagtTCCAGCggctgacttatctgaccaggttcctgatacagagtcagagactaagattctcctacaaggtACTGGACCTAAAGGTGAACCTGGTAAAGGAACTCCTGGTATACCTGGTGGAAAAGGTGAAAAGGGTCTAGACAGCATAGACGGTAAAAATGCTGCTTCGGGTGTTACTCATAATACTTCTGAACCTAATCAATATACTCATTCTGGAGGTGGTGctactactactggactTTCTCAACAACCTACTTCTCAAACGGCTGCTATTCCTAGTGGACCTGCTGGAGGACAACGCTCTGCCGGTGTTAGTATACTTGGTCCAGAAGGGACATCTATACAACGCTCTATTGATGGTTCATTTGCTCCTGTTACTCGTGCTGGTGACGGTTCTGGTTATGCTCTTCTATCTGCTATTCCTGTAGATTCTAATCATGATGAAGACCAAGAATCTGGAGCTGTTGGATCAAGCTCTGTTCCCTCTACTTCTACTGAAACTGCTCAAGAAGGTCCTGCTGGATCTGCTGGTATAGCTGCTAGAGGCGGTGATGATGATAGAGGAGCTGATTCTGCTCCTGGACATAATGGTGAACATGGTGATAAAGGACCTAATGGACTTACTGGTGGAGAAGCTCATACTGAACCTCAAGTTCCTGCTCaacaagaatctctatctGCTGCTCAAACTTCTACTCCTACTACTCAAGATACTGCTAGTGATAGTGGTCAAGCTGCTCTTGAAGATCCTTCTGTTATTGCTCCTACTCCTAAACCTGAAAAATCTGTTCTAATTCCTGCTGGTACTGAATCTCCTGATCCTCAAGCTCCTGCTAAATTTTTTGGTCTTGAACTTGCTTCTGCCGCTGGCATAGGATCAGCCTTTGGCGTAtcctctggtactcttgccggagctggcgcaacattttttggaggatggaaactttataagGGAGTCCTCGACCGTGGAAGGTATGCTTCACTTACTAAGGATCTCAAGAATCTCCTGTCTGATCACAACTATGACTATTGGAAAGCATTTGGCAATATTTTAATACTCTTTAGAGCAAATCTCCCATTTTACATTCCAGAACCATATTATAGGACCACATATCATTTTGAACATTACATCTATATGCAGTTATAA
- a CDS encoding conserved hypothetical protein (encoded by transcript BEWA_039300A): MGDPGLQKGAMFMAGLTLLQSLRVALTGAKFALDRFKIPQQYASSFINMVHNPMELATFTGMGIMTSLSFIDNLKDCFRYFAIFTNVTLCLSFILLLIAFRSGGQIGDLTFYYWTIVFVSFIYGMNVACVMNVGSANAAFFNVGIPLSGIQVCIYYYVFNKLAERYNWSNVSYWIIFWQLIIAILISAASAIVWSVAYGTSDNGGGGSGAAGLNEAHKAISPILMGIVGMGGIYAFYPAIAPYKLTDVGTGYKIDLVVLFVSAVPGIIIAALCEKGHGPNTDWAGDAAWHATWILAIPHITAMVLCFVTLHYPGSGLESSIKSSGAFVGLITITLKFCEEWLKAISYAAAGKQNGVALYLLLIHSLHKV; this comes from the exons ATGGGAGATCCGGGACTTCAGAAaggcgccatgtttatggcagggctgactctgttgcagtctctccgtgtggctttaactggagcaaagtttgcacttgatagatttaaaattcctcagcaGTATgccagttcgttcattaacatggtccataatcctatggaactggcaacgtttactgggATGGGTATTATGACCAGTCTGTCATTTATTGATAACCTTAAGGACTGTTTCAGGTACTTTGCCATATTTACGAATGTGACACTATGTCTTTCCTTCattctactcctcatcGCATTTAGATCAGGAGGTCAAATTGGAGATCTTACCTTCTACTATTGGACTATTGTCTTTGTCTCATTTatctatggaatgaatgtgGCATGTGTAATGAACGTTGGCAGTGCAAATGCCGCCTTTTTCAATGTGGGAATCCCCCTTTCTGGTATCCAAGTTTGCATTTACTACTATGTTTTTAATAAGCTTGCTGAGAGGTATAACTGGTCAAACGTTAGTTACTGGATTATATTCTGGCAACTCATAATAGCAATACTGATTTCGGCTGCCTCTGCAATAGTGTGGTCGGTTGCCTATGGTACTTCTGATAATGGTGGTGGAGGCAGTGGAGCTGCTGGTCTAAATGAAGCTCACAAGGCAATTTCTCCAATTCTTATGGGAATAGTTGGAATGGGTGGTATCTATGCCTTCTATCCTGCTATTGCTCCTTACAAATTGACAGATGTTGGCACTGGTTACAAAATTGATCTTGTTGTTTTATTTGTTAGCGCAGTGCCAGGCATTATTATTGCAGCTTTATGCGAAAAAGGTCATGGTCCAAATACTGATTGGGCTGGTGATGCAGCATGGCATGCTACTTGGATTCTGGCAATTCCACATATTACCGCAATGGTATTGTGCTTTGTTACACTTCATTACCCTGGTAGTGGGCTAGAAAGTTCAATTAAGAGCAGTGGAGCATTTGTTGGACTCATTACCATTACgttaaagttttgtgaagAATGGCTAAAGGCTATTTCTTACGCTGCAGCCGGTAAACAGAatg GGGTGGCGCTATATCTTCTTTTAATACATTCACTTCacaaggtttaa
- a CDS encoding aspartyl protease, putative (encoded by transcript BEWA_039310A), with product MLGCNVGLIFLLLSIFSISRLHGVQALQRGQEEGEYYDISLSRTDSAYENECLRILDNEKVCKRSPKFFDLKNVISSSIALQADYTSRMWATYYGGIRMGPSGNQLFKVLFDTGSSEFWLPGDSCISQQCKTRQRYHKTSSWKPMLKEDGNSVPISIKYLSGEIKAVDGTTTVRLSDSIVLENVNVGLATNINVPVMSQVHWDGIVGLGFRTKEMEYRGAKTFLESLMDNKSLYPNFRNQVAYYVSKEGGNISFGGINPKFKKSQDAEFFWAPIEDGSTYWSLNLVDMHLKNSKKRNRFNTSSFALSNGQESRPIYKGTFGDLKVIMDTGSYLMYAPQSMSSLVDELRVESCDEVGSKPTLVFTFKSSNGTKFPVELKPQDYILSYQGSDGNKKCTLGIVVDDQQEVSLGIL from the exons ATGCTGGGCTGCAATGTGGGCCTAATTTTCCTCCTATTGagtattttttccatttctcGGCTTCATGGAGTTCAGGCGCTCCAGAGAGGTCAGGAAGAGGGAGAATACTACGACATCAGCCTGAGCAGAACAGATTCGGCGTACGAAAATGAATGCCTGAGGATCTTGGACAATGAAAAGGTCTGCAAGAGGTCACCCAAGTTCTTTGACCTCAAGAACGTAATCTCAAGCAGCATCGCACTCCAGGCGGACTACACGTCTAGAATGTGGGCCACTTACTACGGCGGAATACGAATGG GACCCTCTGGAAATCAACTTTTCAAGGTGCTCTTTGATACCGGTTCGTCGGAGTTTTGGCTCCCTGGAGACTCTTGTATATCGCAACAGTGTAAAACTCGCCAGAGGTACCACAAAACAAGCTCCTGGAAGCCCATGCTCAAGGAGGATGGGAACTCTGTGCCCATATCTATAAAGTACCTCTCTGGAGAAATCAAGGCAGTTGACG GAACGACGACAGTCCGTCTCTCGGACTCCATAGTGCTGGAAAACGTAAATGTTGGACTTGCTACGAATATAAATGTGCCTGTAATGTCCCAGGTACATTGGGACGGAATAGTAGGTTTGGGATTCAGGACAAAGGAAATGGAGTATCGAGGAGCAAAAACATTCCTAGAGTCTTTAATGGATAATAAATCGTTGTATCCAAACTTTCGCAACCAAGTTGCTTACTACGTCTCCAAAGAAG GAGGAAACATTTCGTTTGGAGGAATTAATCCAAAGTTTAAAAAATCGCAGGATGCCGAGTTTTTCTGGGCACCCATTGAGGATGGCTCCACCTACTGGAGTCTAAACCTCGTTGACATGCATTTAAAGAATTCGAAAAAGAGGAATAGGTTCAACACGAGTTCATTCGCCCTCTCTAATGGGCAGGAATCCAGACCGATTTACAAGGGAACTTTTGGTGATCTCAAGGTCATAATGGACACTGGATCGTATCTCATGTACGCTCCGCAGAGCATGTCTAGTCTGGTGGACGAACTGCGAGTAGAATCTTGCGATGAGGTGGGTAGTAAGCCTACTTTGGTTTTCACATTCAAGAGTTCGAATGGAACCAAATTTCCCGTAGAATTGAAACCACAAGACTACATTCTCTCATATCAAGGTTCTGACGGGAATAAGAAATGTACACTCGGCATCGTTGTAGATGATCAACAAGAGGTTAGTTTAGGGATTTTATGA
- a CDS encoding ubiquitin-conjugating enzyme family member protein (encoded by transcript BEWA_039340A) yields the protein MASKGSHIRKQCDFTKLLMAGYDLELVNGSTQEFNVTFHGPNGTLYEDGVWQVHVTLPDDYPFASPSIGFMNKMLHPNVDESSGSVCLDVINETWTPIYSLVNVFDVFLPQLLTYPNPSDPLNNEAAALMMLDKRSYEAKVREHVRLHASKEMWEKRRSLLPKDSNMAGADDDTSDVASSIDEAELEDF from the exons ATGGCATCGAAGGGTTCTCACATTAGGAAGCAATGCGATTTTACCAAATT GCTAATGGCGGGGTATGATTTGGAACTGGTGAATGGGAGCACGCAAGAGTTTAATGTAACGTTTCACGGTCCCAATGGGA CGCTTTACGAGGATGGAGTATGGCAGGTGCACGTTACGCTTCCGGATGATTATCCATTTGCCTCCCCTTCGATTGGATTTATGAATAAAATGCTCCACCCAAATGTGGACGAGTCCTCGGGGTCTGTGTGTCTCGATGTGATCAACGAGACTTGGACGCCCATTTACAGTTTGGTTAACGTTTTTGACGTTTTCCTTCCGCAGCTCTTGACTTATCCGAATCCGTCGGACCCACTAAACAATGAAGCTGCCGCTTTAATGATGCTGGATAAGAGGTCGTATGAAGCCAAGGTGCGAG AACACGTCCGACTTCATGCTAGCAAGGAGATGTGGGAGAAGCGCAGGAGTTTGCTCCCAAAGGACTCGAATATGGCAGGGGCTGACGACGACACGAGCGACGttgccagttccatagACGAGGCTGAACTGGAAGATTTTTAA